A window of Pyrobaculum aerophilum str. IM2 contains these coding sequences:
- a CDS encoding ParA family protein — protein MLTISFVSASGGAGKTLFSILTAGALALKGKKVLLIDMDPSASATLYLLDKYVDDCNLQTLLKNLVDYKLGRTARRMDVNDCLARHKVAGAEVRFDLLPGGNLSDIQSEVFQVSGWNRLMDNLVSPIESRYDYVIVDSPNWLFPLFPMTVGLSSLYVIMTRPGKSEIEKTKIFLQRVFAIMDRQFGIAQPQTYALVVLNQIRQNAQPDEVEREGKAIYDELSREFPGIKFAHSDKKAKYYSDKKESAFWGFKYYEDLRLDSYREKGHVLASSKVKDSAKLQFETYLELFTKFVEKTAVYERLVE, from the coding sequence ATGCTTACAATAAGTTTCGTATCGGCCTCCGGCGGGGCGGGGAAGACGCTGTTTTCAATCCTAACGGCCGGCGCCCTCGCCTTAAAGGGCAAAAAGGTGTTGCTCATAGATATGGATCCCTCCGCGTCCGCTACTCTTTATCTGCTTGACAAGTACGTGGATGATTGTAATCTCCAGACGTTGTTGAAAAACCTAGTTGACTACAAGCTGGGCAGAACCGCTAGGCGCATGGACGTCAATGACTGCTTGGCCAGGCATAAAGTCGCCGGTGCCGAAGTTAGGTTTGACCTACTGCCCGGGGGCAATTTAAGCGATATACAGTCTGAGGTGTTTCAAGTAAGCGGCTGGAATAGGCTTATGGACAACCTAGTGTCCCCTATAGAGAGCCGATACGACTACGTCATAGTGGACTCCCCCAATTGGCTTTTCCCGCTTTTCCCTATGACAGTTGGCCTCTCCTCTCTCTATGTGATCATGACGAGGCCTGGGAAGTCGGAGATTGAGAAAACCAAGATCTTCCTCCAGAGGGTGTTCGCCATTATGGACCGCCAGTTCGGCATAGCCCAGCCGCAGACATATGCCCTAGTTGTGCTGAACCAAATAAGACAAAACGCTCAGCCTGATGAGGTAGAGCGCGAGGGGAAGGCCATATACGACGAACTTAGCAGGGAATTCCCCGGCATTAAGTTCGCCCACTCGGATAAAAAGGCTAAATACTACAGCGATAAGAAGGAGTCAGCTTTTTGGGGTTTTAAGTACTACGAAGACTTGAGATTAGATAGCTACAGGGAAAAGGGTCATGTATTGGCGTCGTCAAAAGTAAAAGATTCTGCCAAGTTACAATTCGAGACGTATCTAGAGCTATTTACTAAGTTCGTAGAGAAGACGGCGGTTTACGAACGTTTAGTGGAGTAA
- a CDS encoding GTP-binding protein produces MFPPESEDGNVEYKLTLGPQDVDRMAGQLKRRLAEGGGEAVYLIGVSNDGRPLGLPDEELVKALETLREMARRVGASLYILRVSEGIRGKVAEVLLRAVSREEPPPTVTVVALGNVDAGKSTLVGVLTTGRLDDGKGLARSYASRYKHEVLTGRTSAVSLRLLGFSGDKVVNHGLIDPLDEAEVYKRSDKLVLLVDVGGHERYLRTALRGLFSSQPDYVMLVVAANSGVQKMTKEHLGIAVAIGIPVFVVVTRIDITPSEVFQKTVEEVVRILKMPGVSKIPYIIKDTNDVVLAAKAMPAGRVAPVFYVSSVTGHGLDLLLRFLSLLPRRRRWDYGGEFLMYISDIYLVKGVGVVIGGLVEKGILHVGDRVWLGPYSDGKWMQTVVKSIHFNRTPVESAKAGSFITVALDKVEKVEKGMVLSARPLKAVREVTADVLVLRHPTVIRAGFSGVFHYKAVRTGGYIKEIDKGELMVGDSGVVKIELSRPWHIDSGVFVFRNGPTRILGRIIGTDGTLSA; encoded by the coding sequence GTGTTTCCGCCGGAGTCTGAGGACGGCAACGTGGAATATAAGCTTACTCTCGGCCCGCAAGATGTTGACAGAATGGCCGGCCAGCTTAAGCGACGGCTAGCTGAGGGCGGCGGCGAGGCGGTATATTTAATTGGCGTTTCTAACGACGGTAGGCCCCTTGGGCTTCCCGATGAGGAGTTAGTAAAGGCTTTGGAGACGTTGCGGGAAATGGCGAGGCGCGTCGGCGCCTCGCTTTACATTCTGAGGGTGTCTGAGGGCATTAGAGGGAAAGTGGCCGAGGTGTTGCTGAGGGCTGTCTCCAGAGAGGAGCCGCCGCCCACGGTCACAGTTGTCGCGCTTGGAAACGTAGACGCGGGAAAGTCCACGTTGGTGGGGGTTTTAACCACTGGGAGGTTAGACGATGGGAAGGGCTTGGCTAGATCTTACGCGTCTAGGTATAAACACGAGGTTTTAACGGGCCGGACCTCTGCGGTGTCCCTAAGGCTGTTGGGCTTCAGCGGCGACAAAGTTGTGAACCACGGTTTAATAGATCCGCTGGACGAGGCCGAGGTGTATAAGAGGTCGGATAAGCTGGTGTTGCTAGTGGATGTGGGCGGCCACGAGAGATACCTTAGGACGGCGCTTAGGGGGCTTTTCAGCTCTCAGCCGGACTATGTTATGTTAGTTGTAGCCGCTAACTCCGGCGTGCAGAAAATGACTAAAGAACATTTAGGCATAGCCGTTGCCATAGGCATTCCGGTTTTTGTAGTTGTGACTAGAATTGACATAACCCCCAGCGAGGTTTTTCAAAAGACGGTGGAGGAAGTTGTGAGAATTCTCAAAATGCCCGGCGTGAGCAAAATCCCCTACATAATTAAAGACACAAACGACGTAGTCTTGGCAGCCAAGGCCATGCCTGCGGGCCGGGTGGCTCCGGTGTTCTACGTATCCAGCGTGACTGGCCACGGGCTTGACCTCTTGCTGAGATTCCTCTCCCTCCTCCCCAGAAGGAGGCGTTGGGATTATGGAGGCGAATTCCTCATGTATATTTCCGACATATATTTAGTCAAAGGAGTGGGCGTTGTGATAGGCGGCTTAGTGGAGAAAGGTATTTTACACGTAGGAGATAGAGTATGGCTCGGCCCTTATAGCGACGGCAAGTGGATGCAGACAGTGGTGAAGTCAATTCACTTCAATAGAACCCCAGTGGAGTCGGCGAAGGCAGGTAGCTTCATTACAGTAGCTCTGGACAAAGTTGAAAAGGTTGAGAAGGGGATGGTCCTCTCGGCGAGGCCTCTTAAGGCAGTTAGGGAAGTCACTGCAGACGTGTTAGTGCTCAGACACCCCACTGTGATTAGAGCTGGCTTCTCCGGCGTCTTTCACTACAAGGCCGTGAGGACGGGGGGGTATATAAAGGAGATCGATAAAGGCGAGCTCATGGTGGGAGACAGCGGAGTTGTTAAAATAGAGCTGTCGCGACCCTGGCACATCGACAGCGGAGTGTTCGTGTTTCGCAACGGCCCAACAAGAATACTCGGCCGCATAATAGGTACCGATGGAACTCTATCTGCCTAG
- a CDS encoding PaRep2a protein: MALAEYGERYTESLISEYALKHAFWWDGEWRCEPISCFITGKKAVCKIGDKMALSACLTRRKGVPQA, translated from the coding sequence ATGGCATTGGCGGAATACGGCGAAAGGTATACCGAGTCTTTAATTAGCGAATACGCTCTCAAGCACGCCTTCTGGTGGGATGGGGAGTGGCGGTGCGAGCCGATATCGTGTTTTATCACAGGGAAAAAGGCAGTGTGCAAGATAGGCGACAAGATGGCGCTTTCCGCGTGCTTGACACGTCGCAAGGGGGTACCTCAGGCCTGA
- a CDS encoding methylenetetrahydrofolate reductase encodes MEIVAELTPILYREKLLARLDALTRYVEKVDIPEAPGGKPSAHSIAVGALAKQLGIEPIVHIRLLDINMTAYKSLLGGAYLLDIKYVVVLQGDPPAEGRPVGEISTEEAVAVAKKMGFKAGALLSLRRDYKQRLKIGADFYLALHLREAEQLADLPPVIYPYILVKTEKNFDLFERLGQTAVSPREALELVRKLEGLAPGVVLSVPRDFQTLLGLLQEVKIRP; translated from the coding sequence ATGGAAATTGTTGCCGAACTCACGCCAATACTATACAGGGAAAAACTGCTGGCTAGGCTAGACGCGCTGACGCGGTACGTGGAGAAAGTCGACATCCCTGAGGCTCCTGGAGGGAAGCCCTCTGCCCATTCTATTGCCGTAGGCGCCTTGGCGAAGCAATTAGGCATAGAGCCAATTGTACACATCAGGCTGTTGGACATAAACATGACTGCTTATAAATCCCTCCTAGGCGGCGCGTACCTGCTGGACATAAAATACGTGGTTGTCCTCCAAGGAGATCCCCCGGCTGAGGGCAGGCCTGTGGGGGAAATCTCCACAGAGGAGGCCGTGGCCGTGGCGAAGAAAATGGGCTTCAAGGCCGGGGCGCTTCTAAGTCTGAGGAGGGATTACAAGCAGAGGCTGAAAATAGGCGCCGATTTCTATCTCGCGCTACACCTCAGAGAGGCGGAGCAACTGGCCGACCTTCCGCCGGTGATCTACCCCTACATCCTAGTAAAGACAGAGAAGAACTTCGATTTATTTGAGCGCCTGGGGCAGACGGCGGTTTCTCCCAGGGAGGCTCTGGAGCTCGTTCGCAAGCTCGAAGGGCTGGCGCCTGGGGTTGTCCTCTCCGTGCCTAGGGATTTTCAGACATTACTGGGATTATTACAAGAAGTTAAAATAAGGCCTTAA
- the rpmC gene encoding 50S ribosomal protein L29 codes for MSSEKKLKAKVLREMKPEERRELLNQLRAELVRLETQRARGFVEKPGRIRQVRRIIARILTIEREEELKKAKSRS; via the coding sequence ATGTCCTCTGAAAAGAAGCTTAAGGCCAAGGTGTTGAGAGAGATGAAGCCGGAGGAGAGGAGGGAGTTGCTCAACCAGTTGCGGGCTGAGCTAGTGAGGCTTGAGACGCAACGCGCTAGGGGGTTTGTAGAGAAGCCAGGCCGTATTAGGCAGGTACGGAGGATAATTGCAAGAATACTTACGATTGAGAGAGAAGAAGAATTGAAAAAGGCAAAGAGCCGTTCTTAA
- a CDS encoding PaRep2a protein: MAALKEWYRRCFRWPILPGDEGKVVKRLELYYGMCDMAKAVIAEYGEKYAEPLISEYALRRAFWWEGEWRGKPMSCFVTEKKAVCKVGDKMAAFYVFDTPHGVYLRPEIKLVDDWIKVAYRGDDS; this comes from the coding sequence ATGGCGGCGTTGAAAGAGTGGTACCGCAGATGCTTCAGGTGGCCCATCTTGCCGGGCGATGAGGGGAAAGTAGTGAAAAGGCTTGAACTGTATTACGGCATGTGCGATATGGCTAAGGCCGTAATCGCCGAATACGGCGAAAAATACGCCGAACCGCTAATTAGTGAGTACGCCCTTAGGCGCGCCTTTTGGTGGGAGGGGGAATGGAGGGGGAAGCCCATGTCGTGTTTCGTGACGGAAAAGAAGGCCGTATGCAAGGTGGGCGACAAGATGGCCGCGTTTTATGTATTTGACACGCCCCACGGCGTATACCTAAGGCCAGAGATAAAACTCGTGGACGACTGGATTAAAGTGGCGTATAGGGGCGATGACAGTTAA
- the cas4 gene encoding CRISPR-associated protein Cas4 — MELYLPRPLCTVVNCKDLEHLDVDTALTEMKKEQEVFRLLPDVYAYRYDFKRLSPSVINDYEYCPRLLWTQYKLGLKLFSIDSAVAIVKGRLLHERYERAVSIFDNVIAEYKIEIGDLVGVVDIVMRKGNEYIPVEIKTGLASREAHRRQLQIYIHMLKARYGYLVYRNRVEKVERDSKAVEMLYKIKSVLQMDKPPNVNCKSCPFKYICKNVL; from the coding sequence ATGGAACTCTATCTGCCTAGACCTCTCTGTACTGTTGTAAACTGTAAAGACTTGGAACACTTAGACGTGGACACAGCATTGACGGAAATGAAAAAGGAGCAGGAAGTATTTAGGCTACTGCCCGACGTATACGCTTATAGATACGACTTTAAGCGGCTTTCCCCCTCTGTTATAAACGACTACGAGTACTGCCCGAGATTATTATGGACGCAGTACAAGCTCGGCCTTAAATTGTTCAGTATAGATTCCGCAGTCGCTATAGTTAAAGGGAGGTTGCTCCATGAGAGATATGAGAGGGCCGTGTCTATATTCGACAACGTTATCGCTGAGTACAAGATTGAAATTGGGGACTTAGTCGGCGTGGTAGACATAGTGATGAGGAAGGGAAATGAGTACATACCTGTGGAGATAAAGACTGGCCTGGCCAGTAGGGAAGCTCACAGGAGACAGCTACAAATCTATATTCACATGCTCAAAGCCCGTTACGGCTATTTAGTATATAGGAACAGAGTTGAAAAAGTAGAGAGAGATAGCAAGGCGGTTGAAATGCTATACAAGATTAAGTCTGTTTTGCAGATGGACAAGCCGCCTAATGTGAATTGTAAATCCTGCCCCTTCAAGTATATATGTAAAAACGTCTTGTAA
- a CDS encoding V-type ATP synthase subunit I, producing the protein MPLERVVEFRIAGGIDLIPELIFFIGKTGAAMFEERPEKLPRPRDPSFFQKAKKIDEILNQLLIYVQPQLVGLSLEPLESQVEAVLQKLGELQKEVAYHLRLIDELRAKLAVAREVASLKTVSPPKTDVLELLIALPGRALKEAIEMAKSFNATVVQQGAALLLAVERRNVQQLKVGLEKLGARVLTLQEAAEVEPPSVLEERLRKAEEALTSTIQKHRDLINYAYTLRNAAAAVAEVFNKSAIDEGTEIGRLFRSFESEIARVEKQLSDLRKIEQVLDGLSDKESLKLPEGFRLYIEPEMPINAPHVLQEINGVKIALVRGEAKGVEVPPEYLADIKTGRELVKNAIKSAEAALQKLRKEFEALERQYAEFSLYADKKWEEHADIATVIFYVIEKDVKKIDDALAEFVRRNAAKLDIIRRTRYKYFDSVPAERRPTLEKYPTPIRQFTKIVYMYGVPRPYEISPVPLVALLFPTFFGWMYGDLGHGFLLFLLGVLLMTKLYGGRHKDWGIIWAVTGLVAMFFGAFVYQEAFGFPLSALGVEMPIAPILHMFGKHEFVVVEGVIEAIRAAFLLGFFLVFLSFVVKFINTWLKGEPDVALGVILPQVILFFSLAMVFFSLVKTALHLEFLEPILQFPWIYIFIVAFLWSAAGAFALKAKYKHHEEAPPVTEEFILGFVEGSLGALANIPSFARLVILILIHGVLTKMVNSVAMALGPAGIIFAIFGNSLIAAAEGLFSLVQSLRLSFYEILSKFYEGRGRLFTPLALP; encoded by the coding sequence GTGCCACTTGAACGCGTCGTCGAGTTCAGAATCGCCGGCGGGATTGATCTAATCCCTGAATTGATATTTTTCATCGGAAAGACCGGCGCAGCCATGTTTGAGGAACGCCCCGAGAAGCTCCCAAGGCCTCGCGACCCCTCGTTTTTCCAAAAGGCGAAGAAAATAGACGAAATCCTAAACCAGTTGTTAATTTACGTCCAGCCCCAACTAGTGGGGCTGTCGCTTGAGCCCCTCGAGTCTCAGGTGGAGGCCGTGCTTCAGAAGTTGGGGGAATTGCAGAAAGAAGTAGCTTATCACTTGCGCTTAATTGACGAGCTTAGGGCCAAATTGGCAGTTGCCCGCGAGGTGGCGTCGTTAAAAACCGTATCGCCCCCGAAGACCGACGTCTTAGAACTACTAATAGCGTTGCCCGGCAGGGCTTTAAAAGAGGCTATTGAAATGGCCAAGTCCTTCAACGCCACTGTGGTGCAACAAGGCGCCGCCCTACTTCTAGCCGTCGAGCGGAGAAATGTCCAACAGCTTAAAGTCGGGCTGGAGAAACTCGGCGCCAGAGTGCTCACTTTACAAGAGGCGGCTGAGGTCGAGCCGCCGAGCGTATTAGAAGAGCGGTTGAGAAAGGCCGAGGAGGCGCTGACATCAACTATTCAAAAACACAGAGATTTGATTAACTACGCTTACACTTTAAGAAACGCCGCCGCCGCCGTTGCTGAAGTATTCAATAAGTCTGCAATTGACGAGGGGACAGAGATAGGCCGCCTCTTTAGATCGTTTGAGAGCGAAATTGCTAGAGTTGAAAAACAACTTTCAGATCTGCGTAAAATCGAGCAAGTGTTAGACGGCTTATCTGATAAAGAGAGTTTAAAACTGCCGGAGGGGTTTAGGCTCTATATAGAGCCGGAGATGCCCATTAACGCCCCCCACGTCTTGCAGGAAATCAACGGCGTAAAGATTGCCCTGGTCAGAGGAGAGGCCAAGGGCGTAGAGGTGCCTCCCGAGTACCTAGCCGATATAAAAACCGGGAGGGAGCTTGTGAAAAACGCCATTAAATCCGCCGAGGCCGCCTTACAAAAATTGAGAAAAGAGTTCGAGGCCTTGGAGAGGCAATACGCTGAGTTTTCCCTATACGCTGACAAGAAGTGGGAGGAGCACGCCGATATAGCCACTGTAATTTTCTACGTAATAGAGAAAGACGTAAAGAAAATTGACGATGCGCTGGCAGAGTTCGTGAGGCGGAACGCCGCTAAGCTAGACATTATCAGGAGGACGCGTTATAAATACTTCGACAGCGTTCCCGCCGAGAGGAGGCCTACGTTAGAGAAATACCCAACGCCAATAAGACAGTTTACAAAAATTGTGTATATGTACGGCGTGCCGAGGCCGTATGAAATAAGCCCAGTGCCCCTTGTGGCGTTGTTATTCCCGACGTTCTTCGGCTGGATGTACGGCGATTTAGGCCACGGGTTTTTACTATTCCTACTGGGGGTACTCCTCATGACGAAGTTATACGGCGGCCGCCACAAAGACTGGGGAATTATATGGGCAGTCACAGGCCTTGTCGCCATGTTCTTCGGCGCATTCGTATACCAAGAGGCATTTGGATTCCCGCTGTCGGCCTTAGGAGTGGAAATGCCGATAGCCCCCATACTCCACATGTTCGGCAAGCATGAATTCGTCGTGGTAGAGGGGGTAATAGAGGCAATTAGAGCCGCGTTCTTGCTCGGCTTCTTCCTGGTGTTCTTGTCATTCGTTGTCAAGTTCATAAACACGTGGCTGAAGGGAGAGCCCGACGTAGCGCTCGGAGTGATATTGCCTCAAGTCATACTATTCTTCTCACTTGCCATGGTCTTCTTCTCCCTAGTGAAGACGGCACTGCACCTAGAGTTCCTCGAGCCCATTCTCCAATTCCCCTGGATATACATCTTTATCGTTGCCTTTTTGTGGAGCGCCGCAGGTGCCTTTGCGCTGAAGGCCAAGTATAAACACCACGAGGAGGCGCCGCCCGTCACAGAGGAGTTCATACTGGGCTTCGTAGAGGGATCACTGGGCGCCTTAGCTAATATCCCCAGCTTCGCCCGCCTCGTTATCCTGATATTAATCCACGGCGTACTCACAAAAATGGTTAACAGCGTGGCAATGGCGCTAGGCCCCGCGGGGATTATATTCGCAATATTCGGCAACTCGCTTATAGCCGCGGCTGAGGGCTTATTCTCCCTAGTGCAATCATTACGTCTGTCCTTTTACGAGATTTTATCAAAGTTCTATGAGGGCAGAGGTCGCCTATTCACGCCCTTGGCACTGCCCTAA
- a CDS encoding (Fe-S)-binding protein, whose product MINEILLIAFLTTFIVFIIFLVKRISLYKLKIDLMSLVVHEFKEASKGGVGYMHFSISAGIVLSVLLAIFHYLYPLAFALWIISIPIMAGLAAAAAYRVGVFIRSGIIHRRLGEGRDFVAESNKMQLILLFIILLTLTDILFSIFATWLSLAIGTVRNALLAAFYVKPAANLIVNYKREITHFKTPFRLEDVIEGRLKPEEVKFGYEKIADVDKEVVLSCQSCGEIGACDANCPAVAAGRLLSPRVVVRTVALNSNNPNYELALKLEPQVWACTTCGMCVYSCPVKVNHLDVIYGVRRALVAQSRVDKKVADVLMSVSQYNNTMSMPNSGRHDWLRDLGVKLIGENPEAEYLLWVGCMGSFDGRTREIVKAFVEILKKANMLEKIAVLGDEETCCGDPVRRIGEESRFQEIVLANKEIFEKYGVKKLITICPHGYNVFKNEYPNFGVKLEVYHHTHILQQLVEEGRIAITPGDRLMTIHDPCYLARYNKVVDPQRRILIRLGQLKEPPRRGEKTFCCGAGGGNYWYDVPEEKRISHIRFEELAATGARTIVTLCPFCNAMLSDAKRTKESPVEVKDIAEVVVERLL is encoded by the coding sequence ATGATAAATGAAATTTTATTAATAGCTTTTTTAACAACATTTATAGTTTTTATAATATTTTTAGTAAAAAGAATATCACTATATAAATTAAAAATTGATTTAATGTCACTCGTAGTACATGAATTTAAAGAGGCTTCTAAAGGCGGAGTTGGCTATATGCACTTTTCCATATCGGCCGGCATAGTACTATCAGTTTTGCTAGCCATTTTCCACTATTTATACCCCCTGGCGTTTGCGCTGTGGATTATTTCGATACCTATTATGGCGGGACTCGCGGCCGCCGCGGCGTATAGAGTGGGGGTCTTTATTAGAAGCGGCATTATCCACAGGAGACTGGGCGAGGGACGGGATTTCGTCGCCGAGTCGAATAAAATGCAGCTAATACTCCTGTTCATCATCCTCTTGACATTAACAGACATATTGTTTTCAATTTTCGCTACGTGGCTTTCGCTGGCAATAGGCACTGTCCGTAACGCGCTTTTAGCGGCGTTTTACGTCAAGCCGGCTGCTAATTTGATTGTTAATTACAAACGGGAAATAACGCATTTCAAAACGCCTTTTAGGCTAGAGGATGTAATTGAGGGGAGGTTGAAACCCGAGGAAGTGAAATTCGGCTATGAGAAAATTGCCGACGTGGATAAAGAGGTAGTGCTTTCATGCCAGTCTTGTGGCGAGATAGGCGCGTGTGATGCCAATTGCCCCGCGGTAGCCGCTGGCAGGCTGTTGTCGCCGAGAGTAGTGGTTAGGACTGTCGCCTTGAACTCAAATAACCCCAATTACGAATTGGCGCTGAAGCTTGAGCCACAAGTATGGGCTTGTACTACTTGCGGCATGTGTGTATATAGCTGTCCAGTTAAGGTGAACCATTTAGATGTGATATACGGCGTGAGGAGGGCGCTGGTTGCCCAGAGCAGAGTTGACAAAAAAGTGGCAGACGTGCTAATGTCAGTGTCCCAGTATAATAACACCATGTCTATGCCGAACTCGGGCAGGCACGATTGGTTAAGAGATCTCGGCGTGAAGCTAATAGGGGAAAACCCTGAGGCTGAGTACTTGTTGTGGGTTGGCTGTATGGGTAGCTTCGACGGAAGGACTAGAGAAATAGTGAAGGCTTTTGTCGAGATTTTAAAGAAGGCGAATATGTTGGAGAAAATAGCCGTGCTTGGCGACGAGGAGACTTGTTGTGGGGATCCCGTCAGGAGAATAGGGGAGGAGAGCAGATTTCAAGAGATAGTTCTCGCTAATAAAGAGATTTTTGAGAAATATGGCGTAAAGAAGTTAATAACTATATGTCCGCACGGCTATAATGTATTTAAAAACGAATATCCCAATTTCGGGGTAAAATTAGAGGTTTATCACCATACTCACATATTACAACAGCTAGTTGAGGAGGGCAGAATTGCAATAACGCCAGGTGATCGGTTAATGACAATACACGACCCCTGTTACTTAGCTAGATACAACAAGGTGGTGGATCCCCAGAGGAGGATATTGATCAGACTAGGCCAGTTAAAAGAACCGCCGAGACGCGGCGAAAAGACCTTCTGCTGTGGCGCAGGCGGGGGCAATTATTGGTACGACGTGCCTGAGGAGAAGAGGATAAGCCACATACGATTTGAAGAGCTGGCGGCGACTGGGGCAAGAACAATAGTGACGCTGTGTCCGTTCTGCAACGCAATGCTTTCCGACGCCAAGAGGACAAAGGAGAGCCCCGTGGAGGTTAAAGACATCGCCGAGGTCGTTGTGGAGAGACTTCTATAA
- a CDS encoding sodium-translocating pyrophosphatase encodes MISYALLGVILGISGVIYAVYLAVWVLRQDPGNEKMRFISQAIATGARAYLFRQYRTLAVLLVILAVLILVAIDMPRRTFGLTALAFIVGALGSMLAGYLGMYVTTRSASRVAQAAATGGMGKALLVSWRAGAVMGLSLASIALLLISGFYLVFRSVLPDDWAVPLVALGFGASLVTLFMRVGGGIYTKAADLGADLVGKVEAGIPEDDPRNPGVIADNVGDNVGDVAGMAADVYESYIVTVTAAIFLAAILGLPTQFIEAIILFAALALVATFAGVNLLKTTGVKHPLSSISLAIYATIGLSVVLFFIGAFTLGLDSTKALALAATTSLGAVIAPLIVKITDYYTSYNYGPVRKIAEQAKISPATVIITGYGVGLMSAIPVIAVIVAVLGISYMIGYYTVPVSGFGELSKYLAGIFGTAMASVGLLVVAGIIITADSYGPVSDNAGGVVEMAGLPDEVREITDVLDSVGNTTKATTKGYAIASAALAALVLFIALIFEIVYSASKILGKGIVDMISESLSGLQLINANVLIGAFLGVALVYFFSSRTLEAVGRTAMEIVEEIRRQFREKPGILEWKEQPDYARVVDIATRRALGEFLIPGLAAIVLPLITGLLLGWNALAGLIMGAIVAGVPRALLMANAGGAWDNAKKYIEIQGLKKTEMHKAAVIGDTVGDPMKDTVGPSLNPLIKVLNTLSVVFTYVIVSTNIALGIWPSGLLPF; translated from the coding sequence ATGATAAGCTATGCCTTACTAGGCGTCATTTTAGGAATTTCCGGAGTTATATATGCGGTGTATTTGGCTGTGTGGGTTTTGAGACAAGACCCTGGTAACGAGAAAATGCGCTTTATTTCACAGGCCATAGCCACTGGCGCGAGGGCTTATCTCTTCAGGCAGTACCGGACGCTGGCAGTTCTACTAGTTATACTCGCCGTATTAATATTAGTTGCAATTGATATGCCGCGCAGAACGTTTGGGCTAACCGCTCTGGCTTTTATCGTGGGGGCGCTGGGCTCCATGCTCGCCGGCTATTTGGGCATGTACGTGACGACGAGATCAGCCTCTCGCGTCGCCCAGGCGGCGGCCACGGGGGGAATGGGCAAGGCGTTATTAGTGTCGTGGCGCGCGGGGGCTGTCATGGGCCTCTCCCTGGCCAGCATTGCGTTGCTTCTTATCTCGGGGTTTTACCTCGTGTTCAGATCTGTACTTCCCGATGATTGGGCCGTGCCTTTAGTGGCCTTAGGCTTTGGAGCCTCGCTGGTTACTTTGTTTATGAGAGTTGGCGGCGGCATATATACAAAGGCGGCGGATCTCGGCGCAGATTTAGTTGGGAAGGTAGAGGCCGGCATTCCTGAGGACGACCCCCGCAACCCAGGGGTAATTGCGGATAACGTCGGCGACAACGTTGGAGATGTGGCCGGCATGGCGGCAGACGTCTACGAGTCGTATATAGTAACAGTAACTGCGGCCATATTCCTTGCCGCCATCCTCGGTCTGCCCACGCAATTTATTGAGGCAATAATCCTCTTCGCCGCGTTGGCGCTTGTGGCGACTTTTGCGGGAGTAAATCTCCTGAAGACTACAGGTGTTAAACACCCGCTTTCGTCCATTAGTTTAGCTATATATGCAACAATTGGGCTTTCTGTTGTGCTGTTTTTCATAGGGGCATTCACGTTAGGACTGGACTCCACGAAAGCGCTGGCCTTGGCGGCAACTACGTCTCTTGGCGCAGTGATCGCACCGCTGATTGTAAAAATAACAGATTACTACACGTCCTATAACTACGGCCCAGTTAGAAAAATAGCAGAGCAGGCAAAGATCAGCCCGGCCACCGTAATAATTACGGGTTATGGCGTGGGATTAATGAGCGCAATACCTGTGATAGCGGTTATTGTCGCCGTACTGGGCATATCCTACATGATAGGTTATTACACTGTGCCTGTAAGCGGCTTTGGCGAGCTTTCTAAATATCTCGCTGGGATATTCGGCACGGCCATGGCCAGCGTGGGACTGCTCGTAGTGGCGGGGATTATAATAACTGCAGACTCCTACGGCCCTGTAAGCGATAATGCTGGCGGCGTTGTGGAAATGGCGGGGTTGCCAGATGAAGTGAGGGAGATCACAGATGTACTGGACTCCGTCGGCAATACCACAAAAGCCACTACTAAGGGATATGCAATAGCCAGCGCGGCGCTCGCGGCGTTAGTCCTCTTCATCGCTTTAATTTTTGAAATAGTTTACTCGGCGTCGAAAATCTTAGGTAAAGGTATAGTCGATATGATAAGCGAGAGCCTCTCAGGGCTTCAGCTGATTAACGCCAACGTGTTAATAGGCGCCTTCTTAGGAGTAGCGCTTGTGTACTTTTTCAGTAGCCGCACTCTCGAGGCCGTCGGCAGGACTGCCATGGAGATAGTTGAGGAGATCAGAAGGCAGTTCCGCGAGAAGCCAGGCATCTTAGAGTGGAAAGAACAGCCGGATTACGCCCGCGTTGTAGACATCGCCACCAGAAGGGCGTTGGGAGAGTTCTTAATCCCCGGCCTTGCGGCCATTGTCCTCCCCTTAATAACCGGCTTGTTGCTTGGGTGGAATGCCCTGGCTGGCCTCATCATGGGGGCAATAGTAGCGGGGGTGCCCAGGGCTTTGCTCATGGCTAACGCAGGCGGGGCGTGGGATAACGCCAAGAAGTATATAGAAATACAGGGATTGAAGAAAACGGAGATGCATAAAGCTGCCGTTATTGGCGACACTGTAGGAGATCCCATGAAAGATACTGTTGGACCTTCTCTAAACCCGCTTATCAAGGTGCTTAACACGCTTTCTGTGGTATTCACCTATGTGATCGTGTCTACGAATATAGCGCTAGGAATTTGGCCGTCAGGTCTATTGCCTTTCTAA